The genomic region CAATACGAGTTAACCCTGTAGGTGTCTGGTCTGTCTGGAGCAGCAGGATGCTGGATGCCCCTGCTGACAATGACGACGATCCCCTTCTCTTTATCCAGAACCCAACGTCTCTGATAAACGTAATCGCGATTGGAGAAAAGTCTCtgcaagaaaaatattaaagcaCTGTTAGTTCAAATTTTTGGTATCGAACTTTTCATAAAAGACAGAACTTTCTAAGAAAGATGTTCTTCAAAGAGCTTTGAGCTATAAAAACATCTCATGATATCTTCATTTGAGGTCACCTCCCAACaacattattattgaattaattgaggTATTGATTGATGTGAGAGTCACTCGTATCTCCTAATGATTTTCTAAATGATCTCCAGCAAAGAAAAACCATTAGTACAATGTAATTACAGGCCAAATCATCTCCCAATAGATAACGTCACTCCTCTGGTTCTCATCAGTCACACCTTCAGGATCAGTATCAATGATCTCAAGCCTCTTAGCAGTGGTATCCCACTCTTTCCTGTAGTGGACATCCACCTGGACCCTAAGGAATTCATCTGCAGACACATCAGAAAAAGTCCCCAGGATTTTATAAGCATAAAGTCCCCCAGTATCTGGCTCCTCTCTCCTCCATATGAGCATGTCTTTCCTCTCGATGAAGGGCTTCCACTCAAGCCCATTCACCTTAGCCACCTTCTCCTTGCAATCGCAGTAATCAACATCAGGTTGTGCCTTATCGACGACCAGTCTGTGATGGCAATCCTCGCAAACAACAGTCGCCTCCTTGAGCTTGTGAATAGCTTCTATCTCATTGGCATAGCTATATAATTCCTGATTGTCAATTCTATCCCTCTCCCAGTTGAACATCGTCACCCCAACCGAACTGAACAAAAACTCCTTCCCATTCCTCCTCAATCTCTTCCTCCAGGTTCTCAGGAACTCTTTCAGAGCCACATCGTCCCAAATCTTCGTCCATAATCCAAACAATTGGAGGCTCCTGCGTACCCTCTGAGCAACAATGAACTCCAATTGTCTTGTGCAGGCCCTCGTAACCTCGATACTGTGGTCTCTCAACCAAATACCCATTCTATTAGTGTAACCTGAGTAGTGTCTGGAGGTCGTCAGGTAGGTTACATTACCAGCACAACGAGCCTTCGGGCTCATGTGACGTAAAAGAGTTCTCGAGATGTTCATctttgatgaattatttcgaggatttttttgggggttcTGATAAATGTCACGAAGATTTCATCGTTGGGGAGTGTTCACTGAGTTTTGGAGCACCGCGTGTGATCTTGAATGATACACGACTGCGCAGATTAACCTGGAGCACATGCTTCGTGGCCACTGCTGTCTCGCGGGGAGATCAGGTACTTTAAAACACTGACGACtgttggattaatttttttaattttgtcttGTTTTTGAGTGAACGGTTGATGAGTTTTTGGATTATAATGTGAGGAACGGAGAAGATGAAGGCTGCAGTCGTTCTTTGGGTTGTCGGGGTTCTCATGGGACTTGGGGAAGCAattattttgatgaatggAAATAAGACCAGCGAACAGCAGCAAGAATATAGGCCGGAGGGGCCTTTGGTTATGTGCAACTTTCTGTGAGTCAAATCATCATTTTTGATACTTTCCAAATTTTATTAGTTGCATTTAATCGtataaattgttcatttcctAGTTTCTATGTTATTTTCTCTGCATTCTTAACCACAGTGACCGTTTAAGGGATCATTTTGATATTGACGAGTCTATAATACATTTTTGGGGTTTATGGTTTCAGGCCTGTGGATTTTATTGAGTGTGAGGAGCCTTTCGATCACAAGGGGAATAAAACAGCGAAGATTGAGAGTGGTTATGGATGTGTCAAGGTAAGGGAACAGTTAGACACCATTTGAAggatttatttgattattttagcGTCGATAGATCTAAAAGTTGGGATAGAACGGTTATTgcagttgaaaatttccaaagaatCTTCTGGATGTAATGAAGACAGAATTTTCCATATTTAGGTCTATATTTAGAGTAATATAGAAGGTCAGGTCAAAATCTAAGAACCAGCctttaaaatggaaaaaaatcatgcatcTTTACTCTGACAATTCTTGGGTAATTAACCTGATTACTCTCTTGAtcattcttttcttttcaacAGTTTGGAGGTTCTCGATATGAAGAGGTAGAAAAAGCCAACGTCTCCTGCACAGTCCTCCCCGACATCGAGTGCTATGGCCCCAGAACCTTCTACAGGGACGGTGTTCCTTGCATAAAATATAGTGGCCATTACTTCATCCTGACACTGCTCTACAGTATTCTTTTAGGATTTTTAGGGACGGATCGCTTCTGCCTGGGCCACAATGGTACAGCTGTGGGGAAACTACTGACTCTGGGGGGCTTGGGTATCTGGTGGATCGTTGATGTCATCCTCCTAGTCACCAATTCCCTTTTACCCGAGGATGGAAGCAACTGGAATCCATTCGTATAACCTTAGTCTGCAAATAACCCTAGTTAAAAGATGATAGAGCCCATTGCTGAAGATTTGGAATTTTGTCCttataattgttgatttttaagtaaaaattattatatagaGGTAAAAAGGTGATTCGCAACTTCATCGCGTGCAGGAGGGTCTCCCGATTGTATATAGTATCTCCGACACTTGGTGAAGTCTCTTCTAAAGCTAATTCCACGTCAAGTTAAATTCTAGCATTTAAACgaaataaatatgtatatatttttattgaaaacaaGTTCACgtgtaaataaatgaaattttgtatTCTAAACGTCAATCATGTCATTCCATTTGTCTACCAATCTGTTATAATTCATAATCGTCCGGATGGTATAGCTCGCTGAGGAGTCGATAAACATAGGAAGGTGCATTTCCACCTctgaaaaacacaaaaaacaaattaactAATATCAAAGCGCTGAATTAAATTTAGATTCGTCCTTAATTGATTTTCTTCTGGCGTTTCATCCACTTACGTATTTGTGATGAAGAGAGTCACCAACTCGGGTGGCACATAATCGAACACCGGGTTGTACGCCTGAATCCTCTCGAGGAGGGGCTCATTGGCTCCATCGATCACTCCCTGGATCGGTGCCTGATATTTATTGAATGCCTCTTGCTCGAAGGAACATAGATAAAGTGGGGAAAGTTTGTAAAGAGGCAGCAGGACCATAACAGGGACCGAGTAGTGTTTCGCAGCATGAGCCACAGTATCACATCCAGCTGTTGCTTTTAATCCCCCATTAGCCATTACCGTGTGGGTGCCGATAATGACTTTATTCACTCTAGACATCATTGCGAAAATTCCTCGATCTGATATTaatgttgtttttatttttttgggaagCTTAGCTGCCAATTCTTGACCCTGGGAATCATTGATAATTGTGAGTACAAAGTCTTTGGAAGTTGAATATGGATTTTATGCaaatttaatggatttttcagTTGCAAAGCAAATGGATTAAAGAGATACAAAATAATAAGAGTACAGGAATCAAATtgcagaaaataaaatcaagtaCACTAAAAActgtaattcaataattatagaaTAATTGATGATTTAATCGTACGCTTAGTGTAGGGTCCCCTTCAGCAATGATGACCTCAAATTCCCTAGTCTCAGAagcttttttgaaaaatcgttcaaCCATCTTTGAATATCCTATCGTCATTATAATTTCGTTTGAGTGGATGTGCTCAGACGCCTGCTGAGTTATGTTTTCTGaactgaaaaatatcaatgcgATCAATTATCCTGAGTCaatcaattaatgaatttccagGTCacgattaataattatcattatcattaccATGTTTCCAGCTCCACCTCGAACTCATTGATGTGCTCGATGATTGCTGACTTCAAATCAGGCACAGAACAATCGAAATCTATATCGTGGGCTCCTTGAGATGTCAATATTTTGTGCAATGACTCCTGGCAGTCTGCCTCATCTGGTTTATTCTCGAGTTCTAATGTGTACTCTTCCCTAATTATGTGGAGAATTCTTCTTACCATGTTGCCTATAGACGCCTCCAAGGGAACAGCAGCAATCAtgtattttccatttaacGTTATTAAATCCATGAGTATTCTGATCAACATAAAGAACACACCCAATTTACAATTAAAGTGATATGGTCAATTGAGATAAATTACTGATGTTTACTAAATACTCAGTTGATTACGAATTTAGTTTGCCCATTGATTTTCCTAACCAATGAGCTGGGAGGGGAGAGGGCTATTGTTTACCTTGCTGTGCTCCATTCTGAACTGCTAACAATCTGCTTCAACACCTTGATGGTGGCCTCGACGATCTTGTCGGTTCCCTTGAGCTTTCTGTTGTCAATACCATTGTTGTTGAAATAAAACATTAAATAATTGTGATTGATGTAGGTATCCAGAGTAGGTTAAGACAATATCATACCcataatttatgttttttacAAGCTCCAGAGCATCTTTATGGATGTCCTCGTTCATCGTCGGGACCATTTTGGATATTAACTTTATGTCAATAATGTTTACTGAACATTTATTAGAAAAACAGTAACGTTCATCTGGTCGTTGACAAGCTGATGATGAAATTCAACACATGGGTGTCACTCGAGTTTCCTCACTTCTGCCAGAGGGCGTTTCATCGGAGGGCGATTATTTAAAAGCTCTATTTTGTCATCTAAATGTTCTACTGTGCTTTTGGTTTTTGTACACTGTTTGGTGAATATTTTCTATAAGAGAGTGCAACAGAATCGACGTCAAACTAAGAGAAAGTTGAATAAGAGTTGAACGGAATCATCTGGATCCAATtcactagatttttttattaaatttgttgTTGCGTGGCATCTTCATGGCTTTGGAACATATTTAGGTTGTCCCtagcttttgttttttttgtattttatagAACCAACTTCTGGcattaaattaatcaatgtaAATCCATCGAAATACCTCGAGTAAGCAGACATCGTACATTGTATCATCATGAGGATTATGCTCATGCGTAACAAAGTGTCATAATGTGTTTGTTTGATCTATCATTTCTGGGTGTCTTAGAAACCCCGATATTGAGTGAATTCATCGTTCATCATTTCCTGACATTAAATATCCTGTGTTCAATTAGTTGAGTAAGAAAAAATCCCCACAATCGTTGCAATTATGGGAATAATGGGGGAGTCTGTCGGTTTTGTTCTTTTCGTCTACTGAATAAGAAGTTGAAATGTGTCAAAACAGGTTGAAACGATTGGAGTTCGAGAGGATATACAATGAGAGATTGAAAAGAGGTATTTCAAAGCCGATATTATCCAGTGCAGTTTCAATGAGTGATGATCAGTCACACAGTGGTAAACATTTTATTGAACTCTAGTGCATTCCATAAACAATTCTATCGTCTATCAAtagataaatgaatttttgaaattcttaACTTTGAGTTATCAGTTTATTTAGTACTCGTCACTTTTTCTCAGTCAATTACTgatgaattaaatatttgaaaattgataaatggGGAAATTGTGACTCTTCTAATGCTTGAAAAAGTATAAACTCTGACTTATGATTAACGTAATATGTGGAaattggaaataataattacaatagTGTATTACGACTTTGTGTATTTCCCCTTTGATTGGGAGTGCTAGCATTTGgtctttataaatattttttatttttctgtgtGCGTTCCAGCGTTGCAAAGCCCCAGATCCAGTGAAACCCGGCTTTCCAGATCATTCGACAtgtacacaaaaaaaatgggCGACAGTTTCCCAATTAACGACGAAAAATATCCGGAATTGACGATTCAAATGTTCTTTGAGTTTATGAGAACCGCTTATCAAGTGAACGATAGCTTTGACGAATTGTCATCGATTTTATCATCAAATTCAGAGTTGAATTGGACCGAACTGGcgaaaattgatttaaataTTCGGTCACCGAATGAGAAAAATGTGGGAACTGAGGACTTGGTCCTGGGGAATTGCCAGAAGTCTCAAGTAAAAATCCACTCGAATATTCTTTTTTTCGTATGAGACTTTTTTCGAGcgatcaccaaaaaaaaaattattctagtgGAACTCTAGATGCCAAAGGTTCCACTCCACTGATTGAACACTTCTTTCGATTTCAGGACACCAACGAAATAATCCCCAATAGTTCTCAAACCCAGGAACCGGGGGATACCAATGAAAAGAGTAAATCAATTGAGAGCTCCACCCATAGCATAAAGTCCCCAGAGAGTCTGGCATCAACTAAGAAGAATAAAACTCACAAACCCGAGCTTACGACTGAGAACAAAGAGCACCCCCTAGGGAAGTTGATGAAGAAGAGCCTGAGTGATGTTTTGCACGAGGGTTTGCTCGACTCCGTGCTGCCTTACATGCTGCCAAAGCCAACAGTGTCTCAACCGATCATTAAAAAGCCAGTAATAAACGAAGCCAAGAGAACGGCTTCACTAACTGCGAATATTGAGAAGTCCATGGCCTCTTCGACACATAAGGATAAGGAGAAAGACAGGAATAAAGTTCACAGGAAGTCTCTTGAGTAAATAACTTCCAATTTTCAGTTACTTTTACTATCAATTCAtagcccatatttttggatttttgacAACTTAGAAATCAATTGGTAATTTCAAAACATCTCGTTGTCtattgtctctctctactcAGAACTGAAGTCGAAATTCATGTCTGCGACGAAgcgaaaaacgtgaaaaaggaCTTTCGATGCCCCCAGAAGCTATTGATCCAGAAAATGTGTTACTTCGCTGACGTAACTGCAG from Diachasmimorpha longicaudata isolate KC_UGA_2023 chromosome 1, iyDiaLong2, whole genome shotgun sequence harbors:
- the LOC135159965 gene encoding TM2 domain-containing protein CG11103 — its product is MKAAVVLWVVGVLMGLGEAIILMNGNKTSEQQQEYRPEGPLVMCNFLPVDFIECEEPFDHKGNKTAKIESGYGCVKFGGSRYEEVEKANVSCTVLPDIECYGPRTFYRDGVPCIKYSGHYFILTLLYSILLGFLGTDRFCLGHNGTAVGKLLTLGGLGIWWIVDVILLVTNSLLPEDGSNWNPFV
- the LOC135159809 gene encoding stAR-related lipid transfer protein 7, mitochondrial-like, with the translated sequence MNISRTLLRHMSPKARCAGNVTYLTTSRHYSGYTNRMGIWLRDHSIEVTRACTRQLEFIVAQRVRRSLQLFGLWTKIWDDVALKEFLRTWRKRLRRNGKEFLFSSVGVTMFNWERDRIDNQELYSYANEIEAIHKLKEATVVCEDCHHRLVVDKAQPDVDYCDCKEKVAKVNGLEWKPFIERKDMLIWRREEPDTGGLYAYKILGTFSDVSADEFLRVQVDVHYRKEWDTTAKRLEIIDTDPEGVTDENQRSDVIYWEMIWPRLFSNRDYVYQRRWVLDKEKGIVVIVSRGIQHPAAPDRPDTYRVNSYWSYMVIKPCKDFNEPGIEFGLTYFEDPGVNIPYTVSSWVAMSGLPDFLNKMRQAAKDYKYYIAKNKKPEEVPDLSEETDASNGEIVLNSQPNVVIKEPVSQDMGMDPAVDPQIPLNSNENITKSIDPCEVEMQSTSDADELSEQMVEKQSNYLRYIFLTKLFA
- the LOC135159925 gene encoding translation initiation factor eIF2B subunit beta translates to MVPTMNEDIHKDALELVKNINYGKLKGTDKIVEATIKVLKQIVSSSEWSTARILMDLITLNGKYMIAAVPLEASIGNMVRRILHIIREEYTLELENKPDEADCQESLHKILTSQGAHDIDFDCSVPDLKSAIIEHINEFEVELETCSENITQQASEHIHSNEIIMTIGYSKMVERFFKKASETREFEVIIAEGDPTLSGQELAAKLPKKIKTTLISDRGIFAMMSRVNKVIIGTHTVMANGGLKATAGCDTVAHAAKHYSVPVMVLLPLYKLSPLYLCSFEQEAFNKYQAPIQGVIDGANEPLLERIQAYNPVFDYVPPELVTLFITNTGGNAPSYVYRLLSELYHPDDYEL